The Chitinophagales bacterium genome includes a region encoding these proteins:
- a CDS encoding glycosyltransferase family 39 protein has protein sequence MIEKSKYNKFLTALVFILSLIPLFMLLDSWSVRKWDEVRNIVQAIEMYYNHNWLVPTFQVEPDMWNTKPPLLIWIQVFLFTLFKPSLFLARLPSALSGFLIFVVIYLFFKKYFKQPIIGLLAILFLISSPAIIRYHVTRTADYDALLTLLMLCYVLFFYLYYKTKANKYLYLFFLSLTLASLTKGIAALFFLPSIFIFCLMNSTILAILKNKAFYIGLCFFVFFAFGYYLLREQINEGYLKAIWNNELFGRFAVINEGHNGGFLYYAYYFVNNYFKSFYLFFIVSIPVLLSIKDKIEQKFYQYIILNIFMFFIIISISKTKIEWYDAPMYPLIAICCAACLSILLNKLNVLINIKGLSIGIVLAIFLIPYVNFNTSIFKTVKEQTDDYEQLNGYFLHKHYKKDAQYLNNIYIENLVHEYNADAYFYQYYLQHEKQIKINLFSHNDTSMVKENRKIATANEATKKYIEENYTYKAIDSLAQIKVYLIGNKIINK, from the coding sequence ATGATTGAAAAATCAAAATATAATAAATTTTTAACTGCCTTGGTTTTTATATTAAGTCTTATTCCACTTTTTATGTTATTAGATAGTTGGTCTGTAAGAAAATGGGATGAAGTAAGAAATATAGTTCAGGCAATAGAAATGTATTACAATCATAATTGGTTAGTACCAACATTTCAAGTAGAACCAGACATGTGGAATACTAAACCTCCTTTGTTAATTTGGATTCAAGTTTTTTTATTTACGCTATTTAAACCAAGTCTTTTCTTAGCACGGTTGCCAAGTGCCTTATCTGGATTTTTAATTTTTGTAGTCATTTATCTGTTCTTTAAAAAATATTTTAAACAGCCAATAATTGGTTTGTTGGCAATACTTTTTTTAATATCATCACCAGCAATAATTAGATATCATGTTACAAGAACAGCAGACTATGATGCACTATTAACTTTACTAATGCTATGTTATGTCTTGTTTTTTTATCTCTACTACAAAACAAAAGCAAATAAATATTTGTATCTGTTTTTTTTAAGTTTAACACTTGCATCTCTTACAAAAGGCATTGCTGCACTTTTCTTTTTGCCTTCTATTTTTATTTTTTGTTTGATGAATAGTACTATTCTTGCCATTTTAAAAAACAAAGCATTTTATATTGGATTATGTTTCTTTGTGTTTTTCGCTTTTGGATATTATTTATTGAGAGAGCAAATAAATGAAGGTTATTTAAAAGCCATTTGGAATAATGAATTATTTGGACGATTTGCTGTTATCAACGAAGGACATAATGGAGGTTTTTTGTATTATGCATATTATTTTGTAAATAATTATTTTAAATCTTTTTATTTGTTTTTTATAGTTTCAATTCCTGTACTTTTATCTATTAAAGACAAAATAGAACAAAAGTTTTATCAATATATTATACTTAATATTTTTATGTTTTTTATAATTATTAGTATTTCTAAAACAAAAATAGAATGGTATGATGCTCCAATGTATCCATTAATTGCTATTTGTTGTGCTGCTTGTTTATCTATTTTACTTAATAAACTTAATGTTCTTATCAATATAAAAGGACTAAGTATTGGTATTGTACTGGCAATATTTTTAATTCCTTATGTAAATTTTAATACTAGTATTTTTAAAACCGTAAAAGAACAAACCGATGATTATGAACAATTGAATGGTTATTTTTTACACAAACATTATAAAAAAGATGCACAATATCTTAACAATATATATATAGAAAATTTAGTGCATGAATATAATGCAGATGCCTATTTTTATCAATATTATTTACAACATGAAAAACAAATAAAGATAAATTTATTCTCGCACAATGATACTTCTATGGTAAAAGAAAATAGAAAAATTGCTACAGCAAATGAAGCTACAAAAAAATATATAGAAGAAAATTATACTTATAAAGCCATTGATTCACTAGCTCAGATAAAAGTATATTTAATTGGTAACAAAATTATCAATAAGTAA
- a CDS encoding aminotransferase class I/II-fold pyridoxal phosphate-dependent enzyme → MPNKYNHFETNAIRTQHERAFREHSVPLYLTSSFVFDDAEHARALFADEIQDNIYSRFSNPNVNEFVEKMCVLENTEDGFGTATGMAAVFASMMPFLQQGDHVLASSALFASTTKILKEYLPKWGIEHSFFDINQPATWEAQIQPNTKMIFAETPSNPGLVLIDLEFLCALGKKHGVLVNIDNCFATPYLQNPADYGADIITHSATKFIDGQGRVVGGVVLSSKEIIKEVRAFCRQTGPAMSPFNAWVLSKSLETLAVRMDRHCSNALAIATWLETHNEIEKVNYPFLPSHPQYELAKKQMKQGGGVVTFDVKGGIDRGRKFLDSLNLFSHTANLGDCRTIATHPASTTHSKIDESVREAAGIFGGTIRLSVGLEHIDDIKADIEQALNASKK, encoded by the coding sequence ATGCCAAATAAGTACAATCATTTCGAAACCAATGCCATCCGCACACAACACGAAAGAGCTTTTAGAGAGCATTCTGTGCCTTTGTATTTAACTTCTTCTTTTGTGTTTGATGATGCTGAACATGCAAGAGCATTGTTTGCAGATGAAATTCAAGACAACATCTATTCAAGATTTTCTAATCCGAATGTAAATGAGTTCGTAGAGAAAATGTGTGTATTAGAAAACACCGAAGATGGTTTTGGTACTGCTACAGGAATGGCTGCTGTTTTTGCAAGCATGATGCCTTTTTTACAACAAGGCGACCATGTTTTAGCATCGTCTGCATTGTTTGCATCTACTACAAAAATCTTAAAAGAATATTTACCAAAATGGGGAATTGAACATTCTTTTTTTGACATCAACCAACCAGCAACTTGGGAAGCACAAATACAACCAAACACCAAAATGATATTTGCAGAAACACCATCTAATCCAGGTTTGGTATTGATAGATTTAGAATTCTTGTGTGCATTAGGTAAAAAACATGGTGTATTGGTAAACATCGATAATTGTTTTGCTACGCCGTATTTACAAAATCCAGCAGATTATGGTGCAGACATCATTACGCATAGTGCCACGAAATTTATAGACGGACAAGGTAGAGTTGTTGGTGGTGTAGTATTGTCATCTAAAGAAATTATAAAAGAAGTAAGAGCATTTTGTAGACAAACAGGACCAGCAATGTCGCCGTTTAATGCTTGGGTGTTGAGTAAAAGTTTAGAAACTTTAGCTGTTCGTATGGACAGACATTGTAGTAATGCATTGGCTATAGCAACATGGTTAGAAACGCATAACGAAATAGAAAAAGTAAACTATCCGTTTTTGCCATCGCATCCTCAATATGAGTTGGCAAAAAAGCAAATGAAACAAGGTGGAGGCGTAGTTACTTTTGATGTAAAAGGTGGAATTGATAGAGGACGAAAGTTTTTAGATAGCTTAAATTTATTTTCGCATACGGCTAACCTTGGCGATTGTAGAACTATTGCTACACATCCTGCAAGTACTACACACAGTAAAATAGACGAAAGTGTAAGAGAAGCAGCAGGAATTTTTGGAGGTACCATTCGTTTGTCAGTTGGTTTAGAACATATAGACGACATTAAAGCAGACATAGAACAAGCATTAAATGCTAGTAAAAAATAA
- a CDS encoding Fic family protein translates to MSQKLQIISTDLLDAYIKQVPKTLQTAFDTLEDAEISTDTFSFYVSVSSVYSSKIEGEKIELDSYIKHKKFGIEFLPDYTKKIDDLYNAYIFAKNNKLNQENILETHKLLSKHIVATNWQGKYRKQNMYVTTPDGKIEYVAALPNKVETEMNLFFDDITVLLNAKLNIEEVFYFASFIHLVFVKIHPFNDGNGRTARLLEKWFLAQKLGDKAWLIQSEKMYYNQHNTYYKNIRLLGLEYSALDYNQALPFLLMLPMSL, encoded by the coding sequence ATGAGCCAAAAGTTACAAATAATTTCAACAGATTTGCTTGATGCCTATATAAAGCAAGTACCAAAAACTTTACAAACTGCTTTTGATACCTTAGAAGATGCAGAAATTTCAACAGATACATTTAGTTTTTATGTGTCTGTTTCATCAGTATATAGTAGTAAAATTGAAGGCGAAAAAATAGAATTAGATAGTTATATAAAACATAAAAAATTTGGGATTGAATTTTTGCCAGATTATACCAAAAAAATTGACGATTTATATAATGCTTATATCTTTGCAAAAAACAATAAACTCAATCAAGAAAATATTTTAGAAACACATAAGTTGCTAAGTAAACATATAGTTGCAACAAATTGGCAAGGTAAATATCGAAAGCAAAATATGTATGTTACTACACCAGATGGAAAAATTGAGTATGTAGCAGCATTACCTAACAAAGTAGAAACTGAAATGAACCTTTTTTTTGATGATATAACTGTATTACTAAATGCTAAATTAAATATTGAAGAAGTATTTTATTTTGCTTCATTCATTCATTTAGTTTTTGTAAAAATTCATCCTTTTAATGATGGAAATGGAAGAACGGCAAGACTGCTTGAAAAGTGGTTTTTAGCTCAAAAACTAGGAGACAAAGCGTGGTTAATACAAAGCGAAAAAATGTATTATAATCAACACAATACCTATTACAAAAATATTCGTTTATTAGGATTAGAATATTCAGCGTTAGACTATAACCAAGCATTGCCTTTTTTATTAATGTTGCCAATGTCATTATAA